Proteins encoded together in one uncultured Sphaerochaeta sp. window:
- a CDS encoding ABC transporter substrate-binding protein — protein MKKRNLFLVCAVALLVFAMSSAFAAGVKEEAPAAQKSSTLTIGVSQEAVGLDPHIVTAFSSMRRIDLLYNRLVRLNENMEVVPDLAESWEIPDNLTYIFHLKKGVKFHNGREMVADDVKYSLERVLDPTTAAPGRSYIATIDTIEVMDDYTVKITLSSPLASLLDALTSNNISIVPREVVEENGNLQRVVCGTGPYMLEEWVVDNSMTLVKNPEYFEPGLPKTEKVIYRVIPEEASLLAGIKSGNLDIATINDGATIRQASADKSVVVKSKPGMNVRVFSFNNQKAPFDDIRVRQAIALAIDRSEILTMAEYGMGAATGPIPISAKYWAIPPEQLPLGKTDYAKAKQLLADAGYPNGLSFDIVCSSTYEGGLAVAQVIQDQLKNIGVTANLDVVEWGNYIDRWVKRDFSTMVELRGGSSEPDRFLYRSLHSTGGVNNFMYADKETDRLLDLGREQTVVAERKATYDKVQEVLATNVPLVFLYSPNENQVTSPAVEGFKLVGNGSLFYVTHAEVTK, from the coding sequence ATGAAAAAACGTAATCTGTTTTTGGTCTGTGCAGTAGCATTGCTGGTTTTTGCAATGTCTTCTGCTTTTGCCGCAGGTGTGAAGGAGGAGGCTCCGGCAGCACAAAAGTCATCTACCCTGACCATCGGGGTTAGCCAAGAAGCTGTGGGACTGGATCCCCATATCGTAACCGCATTCTCCTCCATGCGTAGAATCGATTTGCTGTACAACCGCTTGGTTCGTCTCAATGAAAACATGGAAGTGGTTCCTGATCTGGCAGAGTCCTGGGAAATCCCAGATAACCTGACCTATATCTTCCACCTAAAGAAGGGTGTCAAGTTCCATAATGGAAGAGAGATGGTTGCCGACGATGTGAAGTACTCACTCGAACGTGTACTCGATCCTACAACCGCAGCTCCCGGTCGTTCCTATATTGCTACGATCGACACCATCGAGGTTATGGATGACTACACGGTGAAGATTACGCTCTCTTCTCCGTTGGCTTCATTGCTTGATGCTTTAACGTCCAACAATATTTCCATTGTCCCCCGCGAAGTGGTGGAAGAGAATGGGAACCTGCAGAGAGTTGTTTGTGGTACCGGTCCCTACATGCTCGAGGAGTGGGTTGTTGATAACTCCATGACGCTGGTGAAGAATCCTGAATACTTTGAACCCGGTCTTCCAAAGACCGAGAAGGTCATCTACAGGGTCATCCCTGAGGAAGCCTCTCTCTTGGCTGGAATCAAGTCAGGTAACTTGGATATTGCAACCATCAATGATGGTGCTACCATTCGTCAGGCAAGCGCCGACAAGAGTGTCGTGGTTAAGAGCAAGCCAGGAATGAACGTCAGGGTATTCAGCTTCAACAACCAGAAAGCTCCTTTCGATGACATCCGCGTCCGTCAGGCTATCGCCCTCGCCATTGACCGCAGCGAGATCCTGACCATGGCTGAGTATGGCATGGGTGCCGCAACCGGCCCGATTCCTATCTCCGCTAAATATTGGGCAATTCCCCCTGAGCAGCTTCCCCTTGGAAAGACTGACTATGCAAAGGCAAAGCAGTTGCTCGCTGATGCAGGATATCCCAATGGGCTTAGCTTCGACATAGTTTGCTCTTCTACCTATGAGGGTGGCTTGGCAGTTGCCCAGGTCATTCAAGACCAACTGAAGAACATCGGCGTAACAGCAAACCTTGATGTCGTTGAATGGGGTAATTACATTGACCGTTGGGTAAAACGTGACTTCAGTACCATGGTTGAGCTCCGCGGTGGAAGCAGCGAACCTGACCGCTTCCTCTATCGTTCCCTGCACAGTACCGGTGGAGTAAATAACTTCATGTATGCTGACAAGGAGACTGATAGACTGCTCGACCTTGGGCGAGAGCAGACGGTTGTTGCAGAGCGTAAAGCTACCTATGACAAGGTACAGGAAGTACTCGCTACAAACGTTCCCTTGGTGTTCTTGTATTCTCCTAATGAGAATCAGGTAACCAGTCCCGCTGTAGAAGGCTTCAAACTCGTAGGAAATGGTAGCCTGTTCTATGTGACACACGCTGAAGTAACAAAATAA
- a CDS encoding anhydro-N-acetylmuramic acid kinase has translation MNTNDLIHRYRKETTHRIIGLMSGTSLDGVDAVLVTITSDTEGHVERVTLEDQVAIPYTNDVKAMVNRLCVKGAADIEDLCFAHFGLAHWNGEAVNRLIWHSGVEQDSIAAIGMHGQTVWHAPVPRTFPGPEGSLAITGTLQIGNAQMVATLTGLPVISDFRSADMAEGGEGAPLAPYIDYLLFHQEGKGIAVQNIGGIGNVTVLPQGGDEEAIFAFDTGPGNMIIDQIVALGTSGEQQYDDGGAIAARGTVSEELLAQMMSDPYFAKKPPKSTGREVYGSDYSEQVLKQAESLDLSFEDMVATATAFTAKTIASSYTDFVLPVTTLDTVVVSGGGARNKTLLSMIKGYLPEDISVQPSDEVGVPDQAREAMAFALMAHESLMGRPSNIPKVTGAKRRVVLGTITMQQL, from the coding sequence ATGAACACAAACGACTTGATTCATCGATACAGGAAAGAGACAACCCACCGAATTATCGGCCTCATGTCGGGGACGAGCTTGGATGGTGTTGATGCGGTTCTCGTGACCATTACCTCAGACACAGAAGGGCATGTAGAAAGAGTGACCTTGGAAGACCAGGTCGCAATTCCCTATACCAATGACGTAAAAGCGATGGTGAATCGCCTCTGTGTAAAAGGGGCTGCAGACATTGAAGACCTCTGTTTTGCCCACTTCGGTCTTGCCCACTGGAACGGGGAAGCGGTCAACAGGTTGATCTGGCATAGTGGAGTGGAACAAGACTCCATTGCTGCCATTGGTATGCATGGACAGACCGTGTGGCATGCTCCAGTTCCAAGAACTTTCCCAGGACCCGAAGGATCATTAGCCATTACAGGAACCCTGCAGATAGGCAATGCCCAGATGGTCGCTACTCTTACCGGTCTTCCTGTCATCTCCGACTTCCGCTCTGCCGATATGGCAGAAGGAGGCGAGGGTGCTCCCCTCGCTCCCTATATCGATTACCTGCTCTTCCACCAGGAAGGGAAGGGTATTGCTGTACAGAATATCGGAGGTATCGGGAATGTGACGGTGCTGCCACAGGGAGGGGATGAGGAAGCAATCTTTGCTTTCGATACCGGACCAGGCAACATGATCATCGACCAGATAGTTGCACTTGGTACAAGCGGGGAGCAGCAATATGACGATGGGGGTGCGATTGCAGCGCGTGGTACGGTATCTGAAGAATTGCTCGCCCAGATGATGAGTGACCCCTATTTTGCAAAGAAACCCCCTAAAAGCACCGGTCGTGAAGTCTATGGATCGGATTATAGTGAACAGGTATTAAAACAAGCGGAATCCTTGGATCTCAGTTTTGAGGACATGGTAGCTACCGCTACCGCTTTTACCGCAAAAACCATTGCCAGTTCATACACGGATTTCGTGCTCCCTGTAACTACACTGGATACCGTAGTGGTCAGTGGAGGAGGGGCGAGAAACAAGACTTTGCTCTCCATGATCAAGGGCTACCTGCCAGAGGATATTAGCGTACAACCATCAGATGAGGTAGGAGTACCGGACCAAGCCAGAGAGGCAATGGCCTTCGCCTTGATGGCGCATGAGTCACTGATGGGAAGACCTTCCAATATTCCGAAGGTAACCGGAGCCAAGAGAAGAGTGGTCCTCGGAACCATTACCATGCAACAACTCTGA
- the murQ gene encoding N-acetylmuramic acid 6-phosphate etherase, producing the protein MQVPITEETLNSLTTEQCNTNTSNIDELSELQILQIMNDEDKTVPFVVEKQLPVIASLVSDVVTSFRNGGRLFYIGAGTSGRLGVLDASECPPTFGVPRTMVQGLIAGGKEALVRSIENAEDDYQEGVRELQALQFSKQDVLVGITASGQAPYVIGAMEYAKNLGAVVGAISCNAKSQTFAEAQHAIFLDVGPEVITGSTRLKSGTAQKLVLNMITTASMVRIGKVYRNLMVDLTPVNKKLVERSKRLIKQATACSYEEASTAFEASGRRPKLAIVMILLGVDAETARSLESQSSGPISEMIRLYHSKQSAENDT; encoded by the coding sequence ATGCAAGTACCGATCACAGAAGAGACCTTGAACTCACTTACCACTGAACAGTGCAATACCAACACCTCCAACATTGATGAGCTCTCAGAACTACAAATTCTGCAGATCATGAATGATGAGGATAAAACTGTCCCGTTTGTGGTAGAAAAACAACTTCCTGTCATTGCCTCCTTGGTATCTGATGTTGTAACGTCTTTCAGGAACGGCGGTCGCTTGTTTTACATAGGAGCGGGAACCAGTGGACGCCTCGGGGTATTGGATGCTTCTGAGTGTCCTCCAACCTTTGGAGTACCAAGGACCATGGTCCAGGGTTTGATAGCAGGAGGAAAGGAAGCACTAGTTCGCTCCATTGAGAACGCGGAGGATGACTATCAGGAAGGAGTCAGGGAGCTACAGGCACTGCAATTCTCCAAGCAGGATGTATTGGTTGGCATTACCGCATCAGGACAAGCTCCGTATGTGATCGGTGCAATGGAATATGCAAAAAATCTGGGAGCAGTGGTTGGGGCTATCAGTTGTAATGCAAAATCCCAGACATTTGCAGAGGCGCAGCATGCGATATTCTTGGATGTGGGACCAGAGGTAATTACAGGTTCCACCCGTCTTAAATCAGGAACTGCACAGAAATTGGTACTCAATATGATTACCACTGCAAGTATGGTAAGGATTGGCAAGGTCTACCGAAATCTCATGGTTGATCTTACTCCAGTCAATAAAAAACTGGTGGAACGCTCCAAGCGATTGATCAAACAAGCCACAGCGTGTTCCTATGAGGAAGCCAGTACCGCTTTTGAAGCATCTGGGAGAAGACCGAAACTTGCTATAGTGATGATATTGCTGGGAGTGGATGCTGAGACTGCCCGATCATTGGAGAGCCAATCCAGTGGTCCGATTTCAGAAATGATACGGCTCTACCACTCCAAACAATCTGCTGAGAACGACACATAG
- a CDS encoding MurR/RpiR family transcriptional regulator, with translation MEEKVQVEGALYAINAQYDLLSDSEKKVASYVLREPKKTVHFNVRELSKQSGASQAAVIRFCKHLNFTSFSNFKLRLARDVFGNYDERYVPDFELDSETSPSVVIHSVIQRFQHSFNALERCLDGKELEKAVSLIQSAHSTFLFGVGASGVVAFDFMQKLVRLGISVFYTHDTDLQLTAASTMRKDDCACILSYSGENDTMVAAAKQLKRSGTPIISVTMDSDNTLRRLSDISIVIPASERIYRQGASTSRINQLAVIDMLYSLMVSKNLDASIEAIEQTMAVTHRHVSTDNTP, from the coding sequence ATGGAAGAGAAAGTACAGGTAGAAGGGGCTTTATATGCGATTAACGCCCAATATGATCTTCTCAGTGACTCTGAGAAGAAGGTTGCCTCGTATGTACTGAGAGAACCCAAGAAAACGGTTCACTTCAATGTGCGTGAACTCTCGAAGCAAAGCGGTGCCAGCCAGGCAGCGGTGATTCGCTTCTGCAAACACCTCAATTTCACCAGTTTCAGCAATTTCAAGCTACGTCTGGCTCGAGATGTTTTCGGTAATTATGATGAACGATATGTCCCGGACTTTGAACTTGACTCAGAGACCTCTCCATCTGTGGTCATTCACTCTGTGATTCAACGATTCCAGCACTCTTTCAATGCACTCGAGCGCTGTCTCGATGGAAAGGAGTTGGAAAAGGCTGTTTCCTTGATTCAGTCAGCACACTCGACATTTCTCTTCGGAGTCGGTGCTTCAGGGGTTGTTGCTTTCGACTTCATGCAGAAGTTGGTGCGGCTTGGCATCTCTGTATTCTACACACATGATACCGATCTGCAGCTCACTGCAGCATCAACCATGAGAAAGGATGATTGTGCCTGCATTCTCTCTTACTCTGGGGAGAACGATACCATGGTAGCTGCAGCCAAGCAGCTCAAACGATCTGGTACCCCGATCATCTCAGTGACCATGGATAGTGACAATACACTTCGGCGTCTCTCTGATATCAGCATTGTCATTCCCGCTTCAGAGAGGATCTACCGCCAGGGAGCAAGTACTTCAAGAATTAATCAGCTGGCAGTAATAGATATGCTCTACTCCCTCATGGTATCCAAGAACCTTGATGCATCCATTGAGGCTATTGAGCAGACTATGGCGGTAACACACCGGCATGTGAGTACAGACAACACGCCATAA